A region of Solanum dulcamara chromosome 7, daSolDulc1.2, whole genome shotgun sequence DNA encodes the following proteins:
- the LOC129895664 gene encoding transcription factor MYB35-like: MGRPPCCNDKVHNRRCNWTEEDANTSTFVSTKHGIGNWATMSKKSGYGRCGRSQKQRWNNRLKPDLKQDSFTPQEEELIIKLHATIGSRWSIIAQQLAGRTDNDVKNLWNTKLKKKLSAMGIDPVTHKPFSQILTDYGNIGGFPNARTRFVSLNRELKCAFMSRPEQLQHSLQNFQNFNSLCVKLPKTEASEECFFSNNQDSSNINQPPVDLFSELQAIKFVTEASNYNSSKANFSHHPNPITDCSTSSPLSSSSSSSASHSLAENQVNWCDYLLDDAFLPSNFKDQENALTIEEKLVCGGAQDGSNNVPSVKDFETSLSTKGTSSSSFVEAMLECENEMFLNFPGLSEDPFY; encoded by the exons ATGGGGAGGCCTCCTTGTTGTAATGATAAGGTGCATAATAGAAGATGTAATTGGACAGAAGAGGATGCAAACACATCTACATTTGTCTCAACCAAGCATGGAATTGGTAATTGGGCAACCATGTCAAAGAAATCAG GATATGGTAGATGTGGGAGGAGTCAAAAGCAGAGGTGGAACAATCGTCTGAAGCCTGATCTTAAACAGGACAGCTTTACACCCCAAGAAGAGGAACTGATCATTAAGCTTCATGCCACTATAGGAAGCAG GTGGTCTATAATAGCACAACAACTAGCTGGGAGAACAGATAATGATGTGAAGAACTTGTGGAATACTAAGCTGAAAAAGAAGCTCTCTGCAATGGGGATTGACCCAGTCACTCACAAGCCTTTCTCCCAAATTCTCACCGACTATGGAAACATTGGTGGCTTCCCGAATGCCAGAACTCGTTTCGTGTCTCTCAACAGAGAGCTAAAATGTGCATTTATGTCTAGACCAGAACAACTTCAACATTCTTTACAAAATTTCCAAAACTTCAACAGCCTTTGTGTGAAGCTGCCAAAAACAGAAGCTTCAGAAGAATGTTTCTTCAGCAACAACCAAGATTCCAGCAATATTAATCAGCCTCCTGTTGATCTGTTTTCCGAGTTACAAGCCATAAAATTTGTAACAGAGGCCTCAAATTACAATTCCTCAAAGGCAAATTTCTCTCATCATCCAAATCCCATAACTGATTGCTCTACATCTTCGCCTTTGTCATCGTCGTCTTCATCATCAGCATCTCATTCATTAGCTGAAAATCAAGTAAACTGGTGTGACTATCTTCTTGACGATGCATTTCTTCCATCTAATTTCAAAGATCAAGAAAACGCATTAACCATAGAAGAAAAGCTGGTGTGTGGTGGAGCTCAAGATGGATCAAACAACGTGCCATCAGTGAAGGATTTTGAAACCTCGTTATCTACTAAGGGTACATCATCGTCATCATTTGTCGAAGCCATGCTAGAATGTGAAAATGAAATGTTCTTGAACTTCCCTGGCCTCTCTGAGGATCCCTTTTACTAG
- the LOC129896361 gene encoding hydroxyproline O-galactosyltransferase GALT6-like, which produces MKRAKFDMFMSWSRQRSVQVLIFIGIVYVVLVGLEVPFVFKTGFSLVSQDGFAKNRHLNSKTFVLESEEYVEERKAPNRPLDVPLRVSNQSRPERRRIRELHTWLSNLAFNGSSVNMNSTDGFSGILKSAKEAFDVGKKFWEELELHRQEVVPVDYNNKTEECPHSISISGLEFQEKGRMMVLPCGLTLGSHITVVGKPKKAHPEHDPKISLLKTGQFLMVSQFMMELQGLKTVDGEDPPRILHFNPRLRGDWSGKPVIEQNTCYRMQWGTAQRCDGGRSRDTEETVDRQVKCEKWIRDNDSNHSEQSKSSWWLNRLIAGRTKKMSIDWPFPFSEEKLFVLTLSAGFEGYHINVDGRHVTSFPYRTGFALEDATGLSLNGDIDVDSVFAASLPATHPNFAPHRHLDMSNRWKAPPLLDQPVDMFIGILSAGNHFAERMATRRSWMQQQLIRSSNVVARFFVALHARKEVNVELRKEADFFGDIVIVPYMDHYDLVVLKTVAICEYGVRVASAKNIMKCDDDTFVRVDAVIKKVNKVPDRSLYIGNINYHHKPLRSGKWAVTYEEWPEEDYPAYANGPGYIISSDIANFIVSEYDSNNLKLFKMEDVSMGMWVEKFNSSRAVQYVHSLKFSQSGCVEDYYSAHYQSPRQMICMWNKLQQQGRPLCCNMR; this is translated from the exons atgaAGAGAGCAAAATTTGATATGTTTATGTCCTGGAGTAGGCAGAGATCGGTCCAAGTTTTGATTTTTATAGGAATTGTTTATGTAGTGTTGGTGGGTTTAGAAGTTCCTTTCGTTTTCAAAACTGGGTTTAGTTTAGTTTCTCAAGATGGTTTTGCCAAAAACCGCCatttaaattctaaaacttTTGTGCTTGAGAGTGAAGAGTATGTGGAAGAAAGAAAGGCCCCAAATCGTCCTCTTGATGTGCCACTTAGGGTTTCTAATCAATCCAGGCCGGAGAGAAGAAGAATCAGAGAATTGCACACTTGGTTGTCGAATTTAGCATTTAATGGAAGCTCCGTCAATATGAATAGCACCGATGGGTTTTCGGGGATTTTGAAGTCTGCAAAAGAGGCATTTGATGTAGGGAAAAAGTTTTGGGAAGAGCTTGAATTGCACCGACAAGAAGTGGTTCCTGTAGATTATAATAACAAGACCGAAGAATGCCCACATTCGATTTCAATCTCCGGGTTGGAATTTCAGGAAAAAGGGAGAATGATGGTGTTGCCATGCGGGCTTACTCTAGGGTCCCATATTACAGTTGTTGGGAAGCCAAAGAAGGCCCATCCGGAGCATGACCCGAAGATATCTTTGCTGAAAACTGGCCAATTCTTGATGGTTTCACAGTTTATGATGGAGTTACAGGGGCTGAAGACGGTTGATGGAGAGGACCCACCAAGGATTCTCCATTTCAATCCGCGATTAAGGGGTGATTGGAGTGGAAAGCCTGTGATTGAACAAAACACTTGTTATAGGATGCAGTGGGGGACGGCTCAAAGGTGTGACGGCGGGAGGTCAAGGGATACTGAGGAGACAG TTGATAGACAGGTTAAATGTGAGAAGTGGATTCGAGATAATGACAGCAATCATTCTGAGCAATCAAAGTCATCATGGTGGTTAAACCGGCTTATTGCTGGGCGAACAAAGAAGATGTCTATTGATTGGCCATTCCCATTTTCAGAGGAAAAGTTATTTGTGCTAACGCTTAGTGCTGGCTTTGAGGGTTATCACATAAATGTTGATGGGAGGCATGTGACCTCATTTCCATATCGAACT GGATTTGCCCTTGAGGATGCTACTGGTTTGTCATTGAATGGTGACATTGATGTTGATTCAGTGTTTGCTGCCTCCTTGCCAGCAACACATCCCAATTTTGCACCCCATAGACATCTTGATATGTCAAACAGATGGAAGGCACCGCCTCTCCTTGATCAACCTGTAGATATGTTCATTGGTATTCTTTCTGCTGGGAATCATTTTGCTGAGCGAATGGCTACAAGGAGGTCTTGGATGCAGCAACAGCTAATCAGATCTTCAAATGTTGTGGCTCGATTCTTTGTTGCATTG CACGCAAGAAAGGAGGTAAATGTGGAACTAAGGAAAGAAgcagatttttttggtgacaTCGTCATTGTTCCTTATATGGATCACTATGACCTCGTGGTTCTGAAAACAGTTGCCATCTGTGAATATGGG GTCCGTGTAGCATCTGCGAAAAATATTATGAAGTGCGACGATGATACCTTTGTGAGAGTAGATGCAGTTATCAAGAAAGTAAATAAAGTGCCCGATAGGAGCTTATATATTGGAAATATCAATTACCACCATAAACCCCTGCGTAGTGGTAAATGGGCAGTGACATATGAG GAATGGCCCGAAGAAGATTATCCAGCTTATGCAAATGGACCTGGCTACATAATTTCATCAGACATCGCTAACTTCATTGTCTCAGAGTATGATAGCAATAACTTAAAG TTGTTCAAGATGGAGGACGTAAGCATGGGAATGTGGGTTGAGAAATTCAACAGCTCAAGAGCTGTGCAATATGTACACAGCTTGAAGTTCTCCCAATCTGGATGTGTAGAAGATTATTATTCAGCTCATTATCAGTCACCTAGGCAGATGATCTGCATGTGGAACAAACTGCAACAGCAAGGGCGACCCCTGTGCTGCAACATGAGATAA